ATTTTGGTGACATATCTTGTACATATCCGAGTCTGTCATAAGATATCCTGCAGTATTGCGTTGTATCAGTGACATATCTTGTCCTAAAAATGAATCCTGCGGTATTTCCTTATTTTGGTGCCAAacatattataaaaagaaaatagtttcCACTTTTCTCTATTATGAATCATGATTATGTATAGACCGATGATATTTACATTCACCTTTCTCATGATGGATTTATTGTGTAAACTTTGAAGTAAAAATAAACAGTCTAACCAACACCATTACGCTTTTATAAATATAGTTATGGATCTCTCACGGAGCGACCAGGTGCTGGCCATCGTAGGAACGATTACACACAAAGAAGCAACACTTGCTAGTGAATTCGACGACAACATAAAGAACAATCCTATCTTGTCTCTAACTTCATTTGCTGGCAGACAAGAATTATTATCTCCTAGATTGCCACATTTCATCCAACTCAGAGATGATATTAACCATCACATCCAATGCATTGCAGCAATTGTAGGAGAATTCAGATGGAAAAAGGTGGCAGTAATTTATGAACATAATAATGACGACTTTTCCTCTGATCCAGAAATAATACTTAGCCTCTCCAATTCTCTTAAACTTGCTGGTTCTGAAATTGAAAGCCATTTAGCTATTCCTTCTTTATCCACACTTTCAGACGCAGAATCTACAATTGAAAATGAGCTTAATGAGTTGAAAAGGAAGAGTAATAGGGTCTTCTTGATTGTTCGTTCTTCTTTAGAGTTGGCTAATATTATTTGTGAGAAAGCAAAACAAATAGGTTTGATGGAAAAAGGTTCGGTGTGGATTATCCCGGACGAGGTTGCTGGCCTACTTGATTCAGTTAACTCTTCTGTTATCTTCAACATGCAAGGTGTTGTTGGATTTAGAACACACTTCATAGAAATGAATAAGGCTTTCAGAAAGTTTAAATTCCTATTCCAAAGAAAGTTTGCACTAGAATACCCTGAAGAAGATAGCGTTAACCCAAGTAACTTTGCACTTCAAGCATATTATGCAACTAAAGCTATTGCTGAAGCTGCAAATAAATTATCACAAGTAAAGTTCAGACTTGAACAATTCTCAGAAAAGATTTTGTCTAGTAAATTTGAAAGACTGAGCGCAAAGACTTTCTCCAAGAATGGACGATTTCTCCAATCACCAACCTTCAACATAATTAATGTGATTGGGAAAAGTTATAGAGAATTGGGATTTTGGTCTTCAACACTTGGTTTTTCAAAGAACATAGTGAGACATCAAGTAATGGAGACGACAAACGCAACTCATGATTCTGATGGAGTTTTCAGCACAGTTTATTGGCCTGGAGATTTACAATCTGTTCCCAGGGGATGGATTCACGGTAACGAGGAAAGGTTATTGAAAATAGGAGTGCCTGCCAATGGTGTCTTTACTCAATTTGTGAATGTAACACATGACAGTAGGAATGGAACTTTGATAACTGGTTTCTCTATCGGAGTCTTTAAAGTTGTTGTCGAACGTTTACCTTATTATTTACAGTACAGTTTTATTCCGTTCAATGGCTCATACGATGAAATGGTTTATCAGGTCTACAATAAGGTATGGTAACGATCAACTAGGTTAGAgcactagttttttttttcgtttttttatgttctgattaataaaaatcttaaattttaCTTCTAATGCAGACATTGGATGCTGCAGTTGGTGACACAGCCATAGTGGAATACAAGTAAAACCATCGGTGTTAGATATCCAGACTCTTAACGAAAGAAATTCACCAGTCGGGTGTAATGGAAATTCATTTATTGTGAAGTATCTGACTGACGTATTAAAGTTTTTAAGCCTGAGAATATTAGGAAAATAAATTCCATGAGTGACTACCCTGCTGCCTTTGAGAAGAAGGAAATTGAAGCCGCATTCTTTGTTGCGCCTCATGCTAAAGTATTTCTAGCAAAGTACTCGTGTAAGGGCTTCATCAAAGTGGGGAACATTTTCAGGCTTGGCGGCTTTGGTTTTGTGGGTTTCTCTCCTCTCATTGTCACTGattctaaatttttaacatgtttAGTATAAATGAAATTAGggtaattaaaattttagacCTAATAGATATTTCCATACACACAAggtttttaaaaatagtttttctacaaatatatactttttttttaatattcaaaaGCTGATCCAACTTTTGTGTAACATTTTGTGGTTTGAAACCATAGGTATTTCCAAAAGGTTCAAGTCTAGTTGCTGACATATCAGAGGCATTGCTGAATGTGATAGAGAGCGGAGAAACAGAACAGCtcgaaaaaaatatgttgaacgagatagagagtgaaagcAAAGCCAATTGTTCTTCTTTAGAGAGCAACAAGGGGAAAAATAATTCATCGATAGGCCTTCAGCCTTTCCTTGCTCTGTTTTCAATCTGTTCTTTTTTTGCTATTCTTGCGTTGTCATAtcacatgatttgttgttagTGAAGAATGTAGAAACTTTGAGAAAACACACAGTTTTAGCATTAACACGATTATGGAGATGTACAAGCAAGTTTTTTGCTTGGTGCCGTTCGAAACTCCAATCAAGAATCTTAAGAAGAGTAAGAAATAACACAGAAACAAGAAATGCATCAGAGGAGAATGTCACTAATAGCCAGCAAATTCTAGTAGTGGTTGAGTTTGTTGATAATGTACTGGCTGCTCATGCTTCATGAACAATGTTTGTACAATATATTATGCCGATACATTTTAAGATATTATGACAGGTGTGTGATTCATGTTAAGTAAAGAACTTGTTGATATAGTTATGGCTGCTCATGCTTCATTAACAAGTAAATTTGGATGTAACGAGAAATATATGGGGTGTAACTAAAAAATTTCGTTGATATTTGCAGTGAATGGAACTATATTGAATGCCTCGCGAATTAATTGCAACTGTTAGATATTCCTTCCACAAAATGCATCGGTGGGATTGATATAAATTAGAGCTTTTGCTACAACAATACAAGTATCTAGCGTCGTGATGTCACCATGATAAATTATTTACGATATGgagcattttcttttttatatttaggattttttttttagaaatatagtTGGGACTGTtagatatatattattagagtagaaaatcttataaatatactcaattatcaccaaaaaaacattttttatttttttggctaacCCATTGTTGTGAGAAGCGAAGATTTCGCTATGCTTCTCGAGAAACAATTAATTTAATGTAAATAAAATCTCTGATCTATTCTTCcttcaaaatttacaatttcTCAAAAGTTTAACGATCAATTGTGGAAATGGCATTGGtaggagagaagaagaagaagaagcatggCCAATATACAGAGAATGGTATGGTGATCACAGTTTATGTGGAATCATCAAGAGCTCGATCATCAAACAAATCATCAAAGAAAACCAAGCCACAATATGAATCAAAAACAAGACGTGGCTGTGATCGTAAGGCTCAACTTCTTGCATACTCATTGTTGTCGCATTTGCAGTTATGCTGCAAACTTTTATATTGTGGTAAAAAGCAGGCAAATGTGGTTGATGCGGCTGCAATTGCAGTTATAGTGTTATTGTGGAGGCGTCTAAAATTATTACTATACTGCAATCACATTTGTAGTTATATATCATAATTTAAAACATGCATGCATTatcaaattttacaattttgtgaaatttttacATAAGCGTTTATGGTTTGTGAAACCGGTTGGAATAAGCTCGCCATCAAAGCAAATGCCACAAAGTTTACGTACATTTTTGGAACCCAAAGGGAGTACGAAGAGAAAGTGCAGAGGAAACAAGTGCTGTTACTTGTTTTTggtaatataaaaattatgaaattaaaatttcacattgtggcttgttaattaattatcattttgTGTTTAGTGACAGCTGCATTTGCTtgattgtgtatttttttgttgctttttttggTATTCTCAGATGAAACTGAAGAGCATGTTTAAAAAACTGTCGTGCAAAGAGATAAAGTGGTAAAGATGGTTGATTAAGATAATGATGATATTATGTAAGGTACTGGAAATTTGTTTCAATTCTTTGGTGTCCTTTTTGTTTACATCATCTaccaaaaaatgttatttagCATTGATATTTGATTACTCCATACTTAACATTGTTCGAACACGAAAGTGTAAAGGTTTAGATAAAAAAGTGCGCGAAAATGAAGattatttatatacatcaattaatgaattgttgaaagacAAAGCATGTGTTGGTCTAGCAGTTGTTAGAACGCTGCCGCATGTTTAGTGAGAAGCTTGTATTTGTAGCTTTGTAAAAGTCACAGTAAACTTACGTAAGAACGCAAGAATTGTCTTTGTACCATGAAGTCAAACATAGCAAAAG
Above is a genomic segment from Medicago truncatula cultivar Jemalong A17 chromosome 5, MtrunA17r5.0-ANR, whole genome shotgun sequence containing:
- the LOC11431952 gene encoding glutamate receptor 2.5; this encodes MGRKSSLQLSILCFNIVLLLLAWSRVKRSHCLVPQQKSVMSIGVVLDLVSLMGKHQKIAMEIAVKEFNNQLSSSKLDLQIKDSHGNSAQVISSVMDLSRSDQVLAIVGTITHKEATLASEFDDNIKNNPILSLTSFAGRQELLSPRLPHFIQLRDDINHHIQCIAAIVGEFRWKKVAVIYEHNNDDFSSDPEIILSLSNSLKLAGSEIESHLAIPSLSTLSDAESTIENELNELKRKSNRVFLIVRSSLELANIICEKAKQIGLMEKGSVWIIPDEVAGLLDSVNSSVIFNMQGVVGFRTHFIEMNKAFRKFKFLFQRKFALEYPEEDSVNPSNFALQAYYATKAIAEAANKLSQVKFRLEQFSEKILSSKFERLSAKTFSKNGRFLQSPTFNIINVIGKSYRELGFWSSTLGFSKNIVRHQVMETTNATHDSDGVFSTVYWPGDLQSVPRGWIHGNEERLLKIGVPANGVFTQFVNVTHDSRNGTLITGFSIGVFKVVVERLPYYLQYSFIPFNGSYDEMVYQVYNKTLDAAVGDTAIVEYK
- the LOC11442256 gene encoding glutamate receptor 2.4, producing the protein MSDYPAAFEKKEIEAAFFVAPHAKVFLAKYSCKGFIKVGNIFRLGGFGFVFPKGSSLVADISEALLNVIESGETEQLEKNMLNEIESESKANCSSLESNKGKNNSSIGLQPFLALFSICSFFAILALSYHMICC